The following nucleotide sequence is from Cryptosporangium aurantiacum.
ACCGATTCGACCACCTTTTGTCCCTGGTAGCCGGCGCTCTTGGCGCGGGTCAGCGTATCGCCACCGTCCGGGGACGCGGTGTCGAGGTATCCGCGGGACAGCATGTCGTCGACGTGGTCACCGGCGGCCGCGACGAGCGACTGGTCGACCTCGACCCGGCCGCAGCCGAGGAGGTCGAGCTCCTTGTTGATCGCCGCGGCGACGGCTTCGGCGGCGGGCGCCTCGGCCTTCCGGCTCGGCTGGTCGGAGGATTTGGCGCCGGACGGCGCGCTCGCGCTGCCGGTCGGCGGGCTCGCGGACGCGCTGTTCAACGCCGAGCTGGACGATCCGGTGTACCGGTCGGCCTCGGCCAGCATCGTGGCGCCGAGCACCAGCACGAGCATCAGGACGCCGCCCGCGAGCGGCGCCCAGGTGGAGAACTTGCGGCGCGATCCGGTGTAGCGCATCGGGCGGGACGCTTTGCGCCGGGAGCCGGTCCGTGGCCGCTTGCCCGCGGCCCCCGCCGCGTGGCTCCCGCCCACGCCTGCCCGCGAGCCGGACGTCGGCCGCCCGGGGGACGTCGGCCGCCCGGCGTCGTAGGGGCTCGTGTCGTAGGCCTGGGTGCCGTAGGCGCGGGCGTCGTAGGCCTGCGCGTCGTAAGCCTGCGCGTCGTAAGCCTGCGCGTCGTAAGCCTGCGCGTCGTAAGCCTGCGCGTCGTAAGCCTGCGCGTCGTAAGCCTGCGCGTCGTAGGCGGAAGGCCCGGTGCCGTAGGCGGCCGGGTCGGCGTCGTAGGCGCCGGGGCCGCGGTCGTACCCCGACGGAACTCCGCCCGGCTGGACTCCGCCCGGCTGGCGGCGCTCGTCGGGGTGGAGCAGCGGGGACGGGCGTGGGACCGTCGGCTGATCGTCCGGCCAGATGCTCGTCCACTCGTCGGTGCGGTCGCGGTCCTTGGGCTTCTTCGCTCCCTTGCCGCCGCGTTCGCTGCGCCGGTGAGCACCCCCGAGGCGTCCGACCGTGTAGACGTTGGACGAGGGACGCGGCAGCGCCCTCGGCAGCTCCATCGTGCCGTCGATCTCAGGCGCGTACCCCTCCGGAACTCCCCGGAGTTCGGCGTCGCCCACCGCTGCGGTGGCCGACCACATATTCTTCCGCGCCATTCACTATCCCCTTCGGACAATCACCTGACCACGGCCGGTGGTGGCGGCACCGGTCCAGCGGCCCACCCGACCGCGAGCCGACTCGGGCGATCGGGTGGGCTGGGCCGGAGTTCGCGCCAGCACCGGGTGCGAGCCGCCAGGGCGAACTCCGACAGTGGTGGGGTGGCCCACTCAGTAGGTGTAACCACCGTCGCCGGCGGCAGCGCTCGGGCTCGCGTCGTCATCGGCCGGCGGCTTCGGCGGCGCCGGCGGGTTCTCCGGAAGGCAGGTGACGTTCTTCGTGCCGTCGGGCGCGACCGCGAACCAGACCTTGCCGACGTTCTGCCCGGTCCAGGCACCGGGCTTCTTGTCGCCCAGGTAGTAGTACAGCGGCCAGCCCGCCAGCGTCACCTGCTTGGTGCCGTCGTCGCGCGTCACCTCGCCGACCTCGGAGGCGTCGAGGCCCTCGATCTCCTGGTCGTCCGCGACAACCGGCGGCCACACCTTGGCGCAGTCACCGTTGCAGTTGGACGCCGGCGGCTTCGCGGTGTCGTTGTCGAAGCGGTAGAGGATCCACCCCTTCTCGTCGGTGACGACGTCACCCATCTTCGCCGTGCGGACGCGCTTCAGCGTCGTCGGCTTCTTCCCCACGTCGTCCGCGGCGCCGGCGTCACCGGCGGCTTCGGAGTCGTCGGCGGCTCCGGAGTCGGAACCCCCCGCTTCCGGCGTGGGATCCGCGGCGGGAGCCGCAGCCTGCGCAGTGGCCGGAGCGCCGGTGGCGGCGGCGTTCTTGGGGTCGGCCTCGTACGTCGAGCCACACGCTGTCAACGCAAACGCCGTGAGAAGGCCTGCGGCCGCCAGGGCGGTGCGTGTCGTGACCGAGCGGATGCTCGCGTTCATGATCTGGTCTCCCGTGTTTCGGAGGCTAGAGCGGCGACCGGTGAGCCGCGCGACCGGGAACACGGACGGTGCACACAGCCGGTTCATAATCGACGGAGAAAGTTCCCCGGCACCTGCAGGCCTTTAACCGCGGGTGAGCCGATCTTTATCTGTGGCTTAACGATTGCCGGGCGGTGAACTCCCCCGCACTGCGCTCCGTCGCGCTGATCGAGTCCCGGTAACTCCCTCCGGCCCCTCCCGTAGCGGGGCGGTGGCGTCCACCGGGTCAGACGGAATCCTTTCTTCGCGACGTTCGGGAGCGGTCGATGACCGGTCGGAAAGCAAACGCTCCGGGTGAGCGGCGGGTGCTGAGCACTGTCGCCGAGGCGCTGCCGGGGCAATCACTCACCGTGTTCCTCGCGCTGATCGCCGCGGGTGCGATCGCGATCGGAGCCACCGCGTTCGGCGGATGGCCGGGTAGCAGTTCGCCCGCGATCGCGGGCGAGCTCGGCGTGAACGACCCCGCACTGCGGACGAACACCGGCAACCTCGGGGCCGTTCCGGCGGCGGAGTCCAGCGAGGGAACGGACAGCGGCGAGAACGCCGACACCGGTGAAGCCGGCGAGGGCAACGAGGCCGGCACGGTGCGGGACACCCAGAAGGACAGCCCGGAGGACCCGGTTGTCACGAGCGCGAGCCCGGAGCCGTCCCCGCCGCTGCCGGACCTGACCACCGCGCGGTCGATCCCGCTCACCGAAGCGGACAAGCAGCTGCTGATCAAGGTCCGGCAGGCCGGTCTGTGGGAGATCCCCACCGGTGAGCAGGCGCAGCAGAAGGCGGAGAGCCCGATCGTCAAGGCGGTCGGCAGGCAGCTCGCCGCCGACCACCGCAAGCTCGACGACTCGGTCCGCAAGCTGGCCGCCGACCTCGACGTCGTCCTTCCGAGCACGGCGTCGGAGGCGCAGCTGGGCTGGATGGCCGAGCTGTCGGCGGCGAACGGGGCCGACTACGACCGGCTGTTCGCCGACCGGCTGCGCGCCGCCCACGGAGCGGTGTTCAACGTCATCGCCCAGGTCCGCACCGGTACCCGGAACCCGATCATCCGGCAGTACGCGCAGATCGCGAACACCGTCGTCATGCGGCACATGACGCTGCTGGAGAGCACCGGCCTGGTCACGTTCGACGAACTGCCGGCCCCGGTCCTCTCGCAGGCGTCCTCGTCCGGCT
It contains:
- a CDS encoding CAP domain-containing protein, with translation MARKNMWSATAAVGDAELRGVPEGYAPEIDGTMELPRALPRPSSNVYTVGRLGGAHRRSERGGKGAKKPKDRDRTDEWTSIWPDDQPTVPRPSPLLHPDERRQPGGVQPGGVPSGYDRGPGAYDADPAAYGTGPSAYDAQAYDAQAYDAQAYDAQAYDAQAYDAQAYDAQAYDARAYGTQAYDTSPYDAGRPTSPGRPTSGSRAGVGGSHAAGAAGKRPRTGSRRKASRPMRYTGSRRKFSTWAPLAGGVLMLVLVLGATMLAEADRYTGSSSSALNSASASPPTGSASAPSGAKSSDQPSRKAEAPAAEAVAAAINKELDLLGCGRVEVDQSLVAAAGDHVDDMLSRGYLDTASPDGGDTLTRAKSAGYQGQKVVESVVSGAGSPAEAARAAFPTPGGTATVPATVKVVSGGNLSCGWTAVGAEARMNNRSVAYWSIVLGQ
- a CDS encoding DUF4142 domain-containing protein, giving the protein MTGRKANAPGERRVLSTVAEALPGQSLTVFLALIAAGAIAIGATAFGGWPGSSSPAIAGELGVNDPALRTNTGNLGAVPAAESSEGTDSGENADTGEAGEGNEAGTVRDTQKDSPEDPVVTSASPEPSPPLPDLTTARSIPLTEADKQLLIKVRQAGLWEIPTGEQAQQKAESPIVKAVGRQLAADHRKLDDSVRKLAADLDVVLPSTASEAQLGWMAELSAANGADYDRLFADRLRAAHGAVFNVIAQVRTGTRNPIIRQYAQIANTVVMRHMTLLESTGLVTFDELPAPVLSQASSSGSGGVEENMPGVRTVLIVAMLAAAALVGMVSIRRVRRGE